The window GCTGGGCCGCGCCTCGTAGTCCCAGCTTCCCGTCCCGATACCGATCCAGTCCCGGTCGTCGGCGTGGTGGGTTTGGCTGGACAGCATCAGACCCAGCAGGACGCTGCGGTCGCGGCCGACGACGAGCACGGGGCGGTCCTTGCCCTGGGTCGGGTCGTCTTCGTAGACCACCCAGGTCCAGACGATCTCGCCTGGGTCGGCCCAGCCGTCGAGGTCGGGGGCGTAGACCACTTTGCGGGCGCGGTGCGCGGTGGGGACGCTGTTCTTGGTGACCGGCCGGCCCGCGGTGATTGCGGCGGGCTTGTCGGTGGCGACGGCCGTGGCCACCAAGGCGTCGATGCCCATCCTGATGCCCTGCTGAATGGTCCGTTGGACGGACGGTGAACTCTGCAGATGCCGGATGAACTTCGGGGCC is drawn from Candidatus Mycolicibacterium alkanivorans and contains these coding sequences:
- a CDS encoding type II toxin-antitoxin system PemK/MazF family toxin is translated as MASQWKTLQRFAENLVFNEAPKFIRHLQSSPSVQRTIQQGIRMGIDALVATAVATDKPAAITAGRPVTKNSVPTAHRARKVVYAPDLDGWADPGEIVWTWVVYEDDPTQGKDRPVLVVGRDRSVLLGLMLSSQTHHADDRDWIGIGTGSWDYEARPSWVRLDRVLDVPEESIRREGAILDEVTFELVAARLRAEYSWS